CCGCGATATGGGACGATTCCGTGTGAACGTGTTCCGCCAGCGTGGTACTATCGCTATCGTTATCCGTCATATTAAGGCAAAGATTCCTCCCTTCGAAGAATTGCACTTGCCCGAAGTGATTCGCGATTTGGCCCTGACCAAGCGTGGCTTGATTCTTGTGACGGGTACAACCGGTTCCGGTAAGTCCACTACACTTGCTTCCATGCTGGATTACATTAACCAGACGGAAACGGTGAATATCATTACCGTTGAAGATCCTATCGAATACCTTTACAAGGATAACAAGGCGATCATTTCCCAGCGTGAAATTGGGGTGGATACCTTGTCCTATGCAAATGCTCTTCGTGCAGCTCTCCGTCAGGACCCTGACGTATTGCTGGTGGGCGAAATTCGTGACCTTGAAACCATGCAGATTGCCATGACTGCTGCTGATACGGGCCATATGGTGTTTGCAACCATCCATACCACCAATGCGACGGAAACCATTCACCGTGTGCTTTCCATGTATCCGCCTCACCAGCACGAAGAAATTCGCCTGCTTTTGGGTGAAGTTCTTGCTGGTATTATTTCTTTGCGTTTGCTGCCCACTAAGGATGGCAATGGACGAGTTCCTGCTGCAGAAATCCTGGTGAACACGGGTGCAGTCCGCGAATACATTCAGGACAAGGATAAGAATGACCTGATTGAACAGGCTATCGCTGATGGTCACATGCAGTATCGTAGCCAGACCTTTGACCAGGCCCTGCTGGAACTGTATGGCAAGGAACAGATCTCCCT
Above is a window of Fibrobacter sp. UWR4 DNA encoding:
- a CDS encoding type IV pilus twitching motility protein PilT, with amino-acid sequence MAEQPQQQQRTLRIEQLLREMVNHKASDLHIRVGVPPVYRINGSLQKLFDIRVDGMMMDSFLDDIMNREQKQRFEDNKECDFAVGARDMGRFRVNVFRQRGTIAIVIRHIKAKIPPFEELHLPEVIRDLALTKRGLILVTGTTGSGKSTTLASMLDYINQTETVNIITVEDPIEYLYKDNKAIISQREIGVDTLSYANALRAALRQDPDVLLVGEIRDLETMQIAMTAADTGHMVFATIHTTNATETIHRVLSMYPPHQHEEIRLLLGEVLAGIISLRLLPTKDGNGRVPAAEILVNTGAVREYIQDKDKNDLIEQAIADGHMQYRSQTFDQALLELYGKEQISLETAMAAATNPDDFDLKIRGISGTSERGWM